A portion of the Etheostoma spectabile isolate EspeVRDwgs_2016 unplaced genomic scaffold, UIUC_Espe_1.0 scaffold00018522, whole genome shotgun sequence genome contains these proteins:
- the LOC116680963 gene encoding PSME3-interacting protein-like has product MEQEENQGELKIKNNPQPDSQGPPSCPGLRSRRVTPAVSGRVRRRFTRTLGYSGSSDSDSSSDSEGSVDAIMLPYPRHSRAYR; this is encoded by the coding sequence CAGGGGGAGCTGAAGATCAAAAACAATCCCCAACCTGACAGCCAAGGCCCCCCCAGCTGCCCTGGGCTCCGGTCAAGGCGTGTTACACCTGCCGTCAGCGGCCGTGTGCGTCGGCGTTTTACCAGGACTCTGGGTTATTCCGGCAGCAGCGACTCTGACAGCAGTTCGGACAGCGAAGGTAGCGTGGACGCAATCATGTTGCCGTACCCCCGGCACAGTAGGGCCTACAGATAG